The nucleotide window TTCAAAGTAAGTTGTTGTAGTATAGGTTCCTTTATTTGATTCAAATGGCGAGCATCCTATTATTAAACTTTGAATTATTACAAGTAGAAATATATTTCTTTTCATCTGTTATCCTATTCTTTTACTTTCTCTACCCATTTTAAATCTTTACTCCATTTTACTTTTTCTACATAATCTTTTTGTTCTGCTGTTAAATCTCCTGGGTATTCATTAAAATGCATAGAAAACGTGTATCTATTCTCACCCTTTTCTAGATAATCAAACATATCTTTATTTATCTCTATACCTACTATTTCTATCCAATTTAATGGCTCTGACACTCTTACATCCATTGAGTATCTATTTTTAGGAACTTTTTTATTATCTTCTATAATATATGATTCTTCATTTATTGCATAATATATATTCTTATCTCCATTTGGCAAATCATAACAAATTGGATCTCCCCATTTATGACATTCATGTGTTCTTAATTTCTCAAGAGTTCTTTTATATTCATTTGGTACTGCTTCTATACTCAAATCATTTACTCCTCCGATATAAAAAAACAAATTCCATCTATAATACATATCACTTTTAGCTGGATATATTACTTCATGATTCTCTGGCATTCTTGCGTAGTAGTATTTATATGTTGTTTGAGAATTGAAGTTATTGTATATTTTATCGCTACAAGTATCGTATTTAGAATATTTTTCATTATGAATCTTTCTTTCTTTCTTCCACTGTTCTACACTTATATCTCTACTAGATGGAGTAAAAATACTAGGTACCCACTCCCCACACTCTTTATAATCTGGATCCATCCCCAAGGGATTTCTTCCTATTTTCCAGTAAGCAGTAAATGGTATATTTGCAGGAACTTTTTGTACATCTTTATTACGCTCTTTATCTATTAGATCAAAACTAAAACTACTTCTTTTTGTATCTCTTATCATATAACCACCATTATTTTTATCATATCTTAATGGTTCAAAGTAAGTTGTTGTTGTATAGGTTCCTTTATTTGATTTTAATGGCGAGCATCCTATTATTAAACTTTGAATTATTACAAGTAGAAATATATTTCTTTTCATCTGTTATCCTATTCTTTTACTTTCTCTACCCATTTTAAATCTTTACTCCATTTTACTTTTTCTACATAATCTTTTTGTTCTGCTGTTAAATCTCCTGGGTAATCACTAAAATGACAAACTTGTGAGTCTTCACAAACTTTTTCTAGATAATCAAACATATCTTTATTTATCTCTATACCTACTATTTCTATCCAATTTAATGGCTCTGACACTCTTACATCCATTGAGTATCTATTTTTAGGAACTTTTTTATTATCTTCTATAATATATGATTCTTCATTTATTGCATAATATATATTCTTATCTCCATTTGGCAAATCATAACAAATTGGATCTCCCCATTTATGACATTCATGTGTTCTTAATTTCTCAAGAGTTCTTTTATATTCATTTGGTACTGCTTCTATACTCAAATCATTTACTCCTCCGATATAAAAAAACAAATTCCATCTATAATACATATCACTTTTAGCTGGATATATTACTTCATGATTCTCTGGCATTCTTGCGTAGTAGTATTTATATGTTGTTTGAGAATTGAAGTTTTCTGTTACATTATCTGTACATGCTCTGTATAAATCAAATTTTTCAAAATATTCTTCCATCTCTTTTTCTCTATACTCTTCTCCTAATTCTAATTTATACTTCGCTAATCTTGGCTTCTCCCCACACTCTTTATAATCTGGATCCATCCCCAAGGGATTTCTCCCTATTTTCCAGTAAGCAGTAAATGGAGTCCATGTATGAAGTTTTTGTACATCTTTTTTATTCTCTTTATCTGTTGGATCAAAACTAAAAACAACATGTTTTGTATTATTTTCACTGACAACTAAATGTCCTCCATTCTCTTTATCATATCTTATTGGTTCCAAATAAGTTGTTGTTGTATAACTCCCTTTATTTGATTCAAATGGTGAGCATCCTATTATTAAACTTTGAATTATTACAAGTAGAAATATATTTCTTTTCATCTGTTATCCTATTCTTTTACTTTCTCTACCCATTTTAAATCTTTACTCCATTTTACTTTTTCTACATAATCTTTTTGTTCTGCTGTTAAATCTCCTGGGTATTCATTAAAATGACAGAAAAAAGTTCTTTTACAAACTTTTTCTAGATAATCAAACATATCTTTATTTATCTCTATACCTACTATTTCTATCCAATTTAATGGCTCTGACACTCTTACATCCATTGAGTATCTATTTTTAGGAACTTTTTTATTATCTTCTATAATATATGATTCTTCATTTATTGCATAATATATATTCTTATCTCCATTTGGCAAATCATAACAAATTGGATCTCCCCATTTATGACATTCATGTGTTCTTAATTTCTCAAGAGTTCTTTTATATTCATTTGGTACTGCTTCTATACTCAAATCATTTACTCCTCCGATATAAAAAGACAAATTCCATCTATAATACATATCACTTTTAGCTGGATATATTACTTCATGATTCTCTGGCATTTTTGCGTAGTAGTATTTATATGTTGTTTGAGGATTAAAGGTTTCTGTAATATTATCTATACATGCTCTGTATTTTCTCTTAGTCTGATAATAAATTTCCATCTCTTTTTCTCTATACTCTTCTCCTAATTCTAATTTATACTTTGCTAATCTTGGCTTCTCCCCACACTCTTTATAATCTGGATCCATCCCCAAGGGATTTCGCCCTATTTTCCAGTAAGCAGCAAATGGTATATCTGCAGGAACTTTTTGTACATCTTTATTACGCTCTTTATCTATTAGATCAAGACTAAAACTAATTCTTTCTGTATCTCTTATCATATAACCACCATTATTTTTATCATATCTTAATGGTTCAAAGTAAGTTGTTGTAGTATAGGTTCCTTTATTTGATTCAAATGGCGAGCATCCTATTATTAAACTTTGAATTATTACAAGTAGAAATATATTTCTTTTCATCTGTTATTCCTTTTTATCCTATTATTTTATTTTTATCTTCTAAAATATCTATTTGAGAGTAAAATATCTTTGCATTTTGTTTATCAACTTTTTCAAACTCTGTTCTAAAATATTCTCTATGATATCTTTTATTTTTATTTCTTGGATTCATCCCTATATCTTTCATATAAGATATATGTATATATTTATCATGAAAATAGTTACTTAACTCTATAAACTCTTCTGCTTTACTTTTACTATTAAAAATATCAGTTAATTCTGCTATCTCATCTTTTAACTCATTTGGGTCTATTTTAGAAAAAATATTTTTTTTAGCTTTTAGCTCTTGTAATTTTTTATCTATTTTTTCATTATATATATTTCCTATTCCACCTATTCTAGTCACTGCTTCTATAGCTTCTATTTTATTTGATATTTCTATATCTGATAAGTAGGCTTGCTTTTCTCTTAATTTTTTATGAGATGTTTTTAGAGTTGAATATTTATCATATAAATTATTAAATCTATTGATATAATTTTCTAATTCTTCCTCATATTTCCACTCACTATTTTCTGGAATCTCATTTAAAGGAACTCCTACTTCTTTACACTTATCATACATCTTATTTAAATAATATTTTGAAAGTTCATTATTTGATATATTATGTTCTAATTTACTGGGATACCCTCCACCTATATCTGAGTGAGCACCTAAGAACACTATTTCTTCAAATTTATCTTTAATCAAATCTATTGGATATTGTTTATCATTGTTTGATATTAAATGTGCTGGGAAATTTATCCTAAATTCATCATCTGCCAAAAAATGATGTAATTTATCTACTATATATGATGGCTCTATATGAAAGCTATATGCAATATTTATATCATTTCCTGGCTTCCCAAAAGAAGCTACTGTATCAAAAACATTTAAAGTTCTTATTTTTACTTTTGAATGATGATATAAAAGCTTTTCATCATATCTGATACCATGTTGTTTTAAAAGATTTACAAAGTGCCTAGCAAGGGCTGCTCCTCTTGAAAATCCAAATATATCAAACTCTAAGTTTACTGGATAATAATCTATATTTTCATTTTTTCGGTATTCTTTTACATATTCTTCTATTGCAGTATTTATATAATACAACATCCCTTTTATTCTAATTTCCCCTCCACTTCCAAATGCTCCTCCACCAAACCAATCTTTATCTTGTGTACTAGATATTGAACCAACTCCTCTTACATATGCACACATTGTTTGTGGAAAAATTTCTCTATTTGTAACGATTACTTTTTCTCTCTTTGGATAATTCCCATTTTTCTTTTTATACTCTTCATCTTCTAATCTTTGTTTTTCACTTGTTTCCACTAAAGGATTTGGATAGACTTCAAAAAGTTTTCTTACATTTGATAAGGCATTTTCTTTTAGTTTTTCATCACTTATATCATTTCCTGTTCCATCAAAAAATATCCCCAATCTAAGAGTTTCTTTAGATAATCTATGATTTATTTT belongs to Arcobacter defluvii and includes:
- a CDS encoding T6SS phospholipase effector Tle1-like catalytic domain-containing protein; its protein translation is MKEYFINEEITLKAQTLGIKEGKELDLELIMLESYSGSKIKINDLKNKSFEEIKLKKSTKNEDDELKIENFQQIIQDKVSVENGEVRYSFKIEDKVEKNEDIRKVNYIIGWIDLDADGIREYDEAVIIKINHRLSKETLRLGIFFDGTGNDISDEKLKENALSNVRKLFEVYPNPLVETSEKQRLEDEEYKKKNGNYPKREKVIVTNREIFPQTMCAYVRGVGSISSTQDKDWFGGGAFGSGGEIRIKGMLYYINTAIEEYVKEYRKNENIDYYPVNLEFDIFGFSRGAALARHFVNLLKQHGIRYDEKLLYHHSKVKIRTLNVFDTVASFGKPGNDINIAYSFHIEPSYIVDKLHHFLADDEFRINFPAHLISNNDKQYPIDLIKDKFEEIVFLGAHSDIGGGYPSKLEHNISNNELSKYYLNKMYDKCKEVGVPLNEIPENSEWKYEEELENYINRFNNLYDKYSTLKTSHKKLREKQAYLSDIEISNKIEAIEAVTRIGGIGNIYNEKIDKKLQELKAKKNIFSKIDPNELKDEIAELTDIFNSKSKAEEFIELSNYFHDKYIHISYMKDIGMNPRNKNKRYHREYFRTEFEKVDKQNAKIFYSQIDILEDKNKIIG